ataaactttaataaataaacatggtgagtaataatctaaatggttgctaagggaatgggaaattgtaatttaggggcttaaagtgttaagggaagacttgtgatactgttcatagcccaaaatagtgtatttacttccgcatctctacttcgcggaaattcgactttcgcgggtggtctcggaacgcatccccggcgaaaattgagggaacactgcattTGTTTCTTAACCTTTGAATTTTCTCTCATTTTGTGATTAGGGATTATTGATCCTGAATACACAAAAGTAAATATATCTTTTCAaccttttgctgatttttttcccctcttgcatTTTGTATTGATCCTAAAACCACAACTTCTTTCACACTGGAAAACAGCTGGAacacaataaaacatacattacatttaatCTGCACTCAAGACTGTAAAAAATAGCTTCAGATGTAAAAGCTTTATCCTTGGAAATAATTTGCAGCTGTCCCGTTCTTAAAATTAATGGCCAATTCCCACAACTGTACAAAATTACCTACTTGCCCTCTCTTCTGCCTTGTCTATTTATCACATGATAAGTAAAATTTCCTACCAAAAGTGACGTTGTAGCATTTAATTGTCTCATTGTTGGAATTAATTATTAAAAGGCCTGTCTGAAACAAAATttagaataacacagttggaagggaccttggaggtcttctagtccaaccccctgcttaggcaggaaatctacACCACAAAATGCTTTCATTTGATCATTACAAACAGAACTAGCAAAAGTCACAGGGGGGGAGAACAGACAGGTAATTTTATACCAAATAAGTTATCTTGGTTAAAGTACATTTATATCTTATtggtcttttttttaatgtaaatataattTCAAACAACTGCCTGGAGGCCTTCTTTAATTCTTCAAATATCctgaatagaataacagatttttaaaaaaaagaaattctacATCAATCTAAAATTAGGAACCACTCCAGCAAAATCTATATATTATACTTTAACTCTATGTTTTTCAAAGGTGCGAatgttaagatgggtggacttcgactcctggggaattctgagaagtGAAGTCCACCCCTTTTAAAATAGCCACGTTTGAAAAACatagttttaatttaacaaaGGAAGTGCTGAATTCAGCTTTAAAATTGCAATGGCTTTAAAAAGATGAGATTAAAAACAGTTTTGCTTTTTGAATTCTCCAATCAGGAAAACCATAGATTTTCCACAatccctcattcattcattcattcattcattcattcattcattcattcattcattctatttttatgccgcccttctccttacactcagggcggcttacaacatgttagcaatagcactttttaacagagccagcatattgcccccacaatccgggtcctcattttacccaccttggaaggatggaaagctgagtcaaccttgagccggtgatgagatttgaaccgctgaccttctgatctacagtcagctccagtggccggcagtacctgctgtgccaccccgccTCTCATAGTCCTTACTTTAAGTAAGAGGAAACTCCAGTTACTTTAAATTGATTAAGATAAGTTCCCACTGAAAAAAAACAGATCCTGATTTTTCACCCTGTATAAAAAACCCATCAGAACCACCAATAAaagtcttttttgggggggaaatgttttttttaaaaaagaggtggGGGAATTGCTATTTTTATACATAACAGGAAAAATGAAGTAGGGGAAATTTTAAGCAAAAAAAAGGGCATATTGGAAAGAGAACTGACTTTTAATGTGACTGTGGATGAAACTTGAGATTCTTTGCACAAAGTAGCTCTTGACTTCCCTCCAATTCTACCACATCAATAGCGGGTGAAAGCTGATTTATTTCTGGCGTTACTCGAGACGCATTCGAAAATCTATATAAAAGCAGGGCTTTCTCTTCCAAAATgccatctctctctcctccccagtCTATTCTCCCATTCAAGGAAACATATTTTGCCCTGCCTTGGGCTTCTGCTAACTTCGCAGGTCCTTTCGTAGGAATGGTGGCTGGGCAGCTGTGCAGCCACTTGCAAATCAaccattcagattttttttttaagtttaagttttattggatttcccccccccccccccccccattgaactCAACAAGACAAGAAGTAAGAACGtggaagaagggagaaaaaattgatttttttaaaatttcatttttggTGCAATCAGAAATTAGAGGCTTTTTTTAAGCCTGTAACAAATAGCAGGAAGCAAagcaacttcagatcgtgcagaatgcagctgcgagagcaattatgggcttctctaagtatgcccatattactccaacactccgcagtctgcattggttgccgatcagtttccggtcacaattcaaaatgttggttatgacctataaagcccttcatggcaccggacgagaatatctccgggactgcctcctgccgcacgaatcccagcgaccggttaggtcccacagagttggccttcttcgggtcccgtcgactaaacaatgtcgtctggcaggacccaggggaagagccttctctgtggtggctccgaccctctggaaccagctccctcctgagattaggattgcccccaccctccttgcctttcgtaaactccttaaaacccacctctgccgccaggcacgggggaattgaaacatctcccccttgcccttgttgttttggtgtttgattgtttgtgtgcttgttttttatatatattgggattgcttttatgaattttttaacctaaaactgtaattagattggtaaatattagatttgtcgctatgtattgtttttgccattgttgtgagccgccccgagtctgcggagaggggcggcatataaatccaataaatctaatctaatctaatctaactctcCACGGATGCTCTCCTTCCCTCATTCCTGTGGCCTGTTGAATCCACAGTGGGGCAGATATCCAACAGGTGACTCCaacattaattttttaatttctgagCATGAAAAAGTTGGTGGTGCAGAAGCCACTTGAGTTTCAGGAAGAAAGAATTGGAAGTCAACAGCTTTCCTGGTGGTTCTCCTTTCCAGACGATTCTAGCTCCACGCTAGATAAGAATTTGCGGTTGAACTTTTTGCAGTTGTAATCCAGGGTAGTGGTGTACACAGTCTTGGGGTGCTTCGGGTACACAATGGTGGTGCTCGTGAAATTCCCGGGTCGGTTGCAAAGATGGAACTGGACCTCCGCTTTGTAACTGCGCCACGTGCTGTCGGGAACACAGACGATGGTTTGGCTGCAAGACGACACGCCAAGCCGGACTGGCATGTAAACGTTATTAATGAAGTGTTTTTCGGAGTCGTACTTAACCGAGGAGGTGTATCTgggcaagaaaaaaacaaatgaaggTTAGCATCATttccttgggaggaaaaaaatacaGGAACTCCTcaatttgcctggtgcaccagttgcggccctacatggaccgggagtcactgctcacagtcactcatgccctcatcacctcgaggttcgactactgtaacgctctctacatggggctacctttgaaaagtgttcggaaacttcagatcgtgcagaatgcagctgcgagagcaatcatgggctttccaagatatttattttatttatttattggatttgtatgccgcccctctccggagactcggagcggctaacagcaacaataaaacagtgtacaatagtaatctaatactaaaaacgattaaaaacccattagtataaaaaccagacatacatacatacataccatgcatagaattgtaaaggcctaggggaaaagaggatctcaattcccccatgcctgatatgcccatgtcacatcaacactccgcagtctgcattggtggccgatcaatttccggtcacaattcaaagtgttggttatgacctataaagcccttcattgcatcagaccagaatatctccgggaccaccttctgccacacgaatcccagcgaccgattaggtcccacagagttggccttctccgggtcccgtcaactaaacaatgccgtctggcgggacccaggggaagagccttgtctgtggcagccccgaccctctggaatcaacctcccacagagatcaggattgcccccaccctccttgcctttcgcaagctccttaaaacccatctctgccgccaggcatggggaaattgattcccctcggccatcccgttttatgtatggtttgtttgggttgtatgattgtttttaaattaaggtttttaactgttctgtttttactcattggatttgtattgtgtattgttgttgtgaaccgctccattgtaagataaaatacaggaaatagtataagggcagactagatggaccaggaggtctttttctgccgtcagtcttctatgtttctatgtgtctttttattgcatttttctgTTGCTTTAGCTGACTATTATGGAAGGGTTTTTCTTAATATGGAATTCTGTGCAGACAGACTTTGAAATCAATCCCATCTCCAAAATAAAATTCAGAGGGGAAGTTTAACTCGCACAGCTGTTCTATTTTTCCAGCAAAGAAATCTGTTTTTATTATCTACTTGAAGCTGTAACCTGAACCTCATTCCCATTTCACTCCACTGTTGAAGTGGGCAACTTTAAGAatggaggacttcaattcccagcattcctCAGAAAAGATGCTGAGCTGACTCAGTGGGACTTGAAGTCCCAGGTTATAAAggatgctggggaattctgggtattgaagtccaGTGATCTTAAATCGGGTTGACTGaataattctgggagctgaagcccacccatcttaaaacatgctggctagggaattctggtagtagtaataataataataataataataataataataataataataacaacaacaacaacaacaacaacaacaacaacaacaacttgtgctggaactaacatttaccagtggcaaagaactggtgggatcataagcctaaaaagtggttgaaaatgagcaagcgaaactactgtgggacttccgacttcagactgaccgaattctgaagcataacacaccaggcattgtgatcgtggagaaaaagaaagtgtggatcatcgacatcgcaatccctggagacagcagaattgaggagaagcagctagagaaattagtgaaatatgaagatctaaaaatcgagctgcaatgactctggcataagcccgtgaaagtggtcccagtggtacttggcacgctgggcgcagtgccaaaggatctcagcggacatttgaaaactatcggaattgacaaaatctccatcggtcaattgcaaaaggccgctttactgggatcggcaaacataattcgccactacatcacgcagttctagatgcttgggaagcgcccgactggtgatgaaatacgaaatccagcatagtgatctcatttgctgtgttgtactgacataataataataataataataataataataataataataataataataataataataataattggcatacaaatctaataatttattagatttgtatgccatccctctccgaggactccgaggaatggaagtccacccatcttaaaacatgctggctggggaattctgggaatggaagcccacccctcttaaagcttgctggctggggaattctgggaatggaagcccacccctcttaaagcttgctggctggagaattctgggaatggaagcccacccctcttaaagcttgctggctggggaattctgggaatggaagcccacccctcttaaagcttgctggctggagaattctgggaatggaagcccacccctcttaaagcttgctggctggagaattctgggaatggaagcccacccctcttaaagcttgctggctggagaattctgggaatggaagcccacccctcttaaagcttgctggctggagaattctgggaatggaagcccacccctcttaaagcttgctggctagagaattctgggagttggtccacaaatGCACACATTCAACGGTCCTTCATCCACTTCCTTTTCAACCTCGCTACTGCTTCTcttgcctccccccccaaaagccaaatatatacatatatatataaacaaatgagCTACCTTACATCCTTGGGTGGCAACGGATCAAATGCCACCCCTTCGCCAAAGGAGAGTGGGCAGAGCCGCAGAGGGCTGGGCGAAGACAAGATCTCCTGCAAAACACCCAAAACAAGAAGGTTTTTGAGGGAcaaaatatactttaaaaaaacagaatcaaAAGAACAAAGTTACGTCTAACACAAGAGCAAGGAAAActcagttgacctctccccttttataagaggtctgtaaggggcgtgcataagccccTTCCTATTGTCCATCTGATAAGaaaatttcatatatatattgttagttgtgttttcatttatgtatgtttttttgagatggagaaaaaataaaaaaaattctataccCAATCTTAAACCaccttggctggggaattctgggagttgaagtcctcccctGTTAAAGTGGAGGGGCTTAGTTAGCCCACCTGCCCTCTGAAGCATCTAAACCAGTAGCTGCGAAATGGTTGAAGGTGAGATGGGAGATGAGCTATTCGGTGTCTTCTGCATGGCCAGCATATTTACTTGCAGCTCATAGGTCACGACATACCAGCAATGCTCCACATGCAATTCAACAGCTGCCACTAATCCACTTTCTGGAAGAAGGAATGAAATCACTTTGCATCCTCCTCTGGCCGTGTGTATTTCCCAGCACGCATAATGTACATTCctgtggggaaaccccagctggAGACGCTGCCTTGCGTTTGATGTGCAGCTTTGTAGATTTCCTGTGGGGCTGGGCCAGATTTCTCCCACGGTTTTGGCGGCAGCTAAACCagggtttctcaaacttggcaacttggagataggTGAAcgtcaagtcccagaattccccagcaacgcaTGCTGTAAGAGGAggagacttccactcccagaattcccaggctgCATGCTTTAACAGGGGTGGACTtccgctcccagaattcctgacctggcctgctttaagaggggtggacttccactcccagaatcccccagccaacatgCTTTAAGAGGAggagacttccactcccagaattcccaagctgcATGCTTTaacatagaggaaggtttggtagggaaggtttgcctatttgccgatgactctaaagtgtgcaatagggttgatattcctggaggggtctgtaatatggtaaatgatttagctttactagataaatggtcaaagcaatggaaactgcagtttaatgtttccaaatgtaaaataatgcacttggggaaaaggaatcctcaatctgagtattgcattggcagttctgtgttagcaaaaacttcagaagaaaaggatttaggggtcgtcatttctgacagtctcaaaatgggtgagcagtgcggtctggcggtaggaaaagcaagtaggatgcctggctgcataactagaggtataacaagcaggaagagggagattgtgatccccttatatagagcgctggtaagaccacatttggaatactgtgttcagttctggagacctcacctataaaaagatattgacaaaattgaacgggtccaaagacggaatggtggaaggtcttaagcataaaacgtatcaggaaagacttcatgaactcaatctgtatagtctggaggacaaaaggaaaaggggggacatgatcgaaacatttaaatatgttcaaggctaaataaggtccaggagggaagtgtttttaataggaaagtgaacacaagaacaaggggacacaatctgaagttagttgggggaaagatcaaaagcaatgtgagaaaatattatttcactgaaagagtagtagatccttcgaacaaacttccagcagacgtggttggtaaatccacaggaactgaatttaaacatgcctgggataaatatatatccattgtaagataaaatacaggaaatagtataagggcagactagattgaccatgaggtctttttctgccgtcagtcttctatgtttttatgtttctatgtttaacaggggtggacttccactcctagAATCCCCCCACCTGGCTTTAAGAGGGgaagacttccactcccagaatcccccagcccgcGTGCTTTAAAGATCATCCTTTGACTTAGAACCATTTATTTACCAAGCGTTCAAATTTACAAGGccataggggaaaaaaacacaaaacccTGACTTCCAATCACTCCTTTTTTACCCTGAGGGCCATCGTAGCATCCCTAAAGTCACATGATCGAAGCCGCGCATGAATTATTATGAACTCCGCAACGTTGGACTGAGCTGTCTGGCTCCCTCCAACAGGGAATAGAAACGGCTACTGTCTTGGCACGAGAGAAGGCTGGAACCAGTTGCTGACCACTCCCTGCCCTTAATTCGATCCAGGCTTCAAGCTGCGTAGGAACCATTTTAAGTTCCTGCATTGAGCTGGGGCCAGAAGCAGCCGCATCCCACCCGTGCCATAAGAACatcagaacctaagaagagccatgctgaattgggccaaagcccatcgagtccagcattctgtgtcccatagtggccctccaattgtccatggggatcttgagcagaaagagaaggcaagaccctccctttcccttgacccccaacaaatgggacccaagggaaccctgcctgccccaaccaacatacaggcggcacttggacatccctttcaatcacCCCCTATGATACATTTgacatccctgaatctgtctaatcctgccttgaagctctccaggctgacagctgtcacgacctcttctggaagggaatcccatcaaccaaggaccctctgggtgaagaaatatttccctttatttgtcctcactttcttacctatgagctttagggagggccccttgtcctagtattgtgtgatagaaacatagaaacatagaagactgacggcagaaaaagacctcatgatccatctagtctgcccttatactattttctgtattttatcttaggatggatatatgtttatcccaggcatgtttaaattcagtgactgtggatttaccaaccacgtctgctggaagtttattccaagcatctactactctttcagtaaaataatatttcctcacgttgcttttgatctttcccccaactaacttcagattgtgtccccttgttcttgtgttcactttcctattaaaaacacttccctcctggaccttatttaacccgttaacatatttaaatgtttcgatcatgtccccccttttccttctgtcctccagactatacagattgagttcatcaagtctttcctgatacgttttatgcttaagacctcccatcattcttgtagcccgtctttggacccgttcaattttatcaatatctttttgtaggtgaggtctccagaactgaacacagtattccaaatgtggtctcaccagcgctctatatagagggatcataatctccctcttcctgcttgttatacctctagctatgcagccaagcatcctacttgctttccctaccgcctgactgcaattCCTGTTTCTCCACCAATGCCAGGAGAAACCGATGCCAGGAGCAGGGTGGGGGCTGAAAGTCGGCATCAAAAACAGTGCCAAAatttgccaaaaaggcttcaagagttgtgaacctaatcctacgtagcttctgctccagtaatctcagattactaatcagagcatacaaaacttttaccaggccaatccttgaatacagttcatctatctggaacccacagcACATTTCAGACGTAAACACTCTaaaaaacatccagagatactttactagaaaagccctccactcctccaattgcaacagaataccctacacaactagacatcatcatcaccatcacaacagcaacagcaacagcaacagcaacagcaacagcaacagagttggaagggaccttggaggtcttctagtccaaccccctacactacttcaaacagatggttatccaacatctgcttaaaaacttccagtgttggggcattcacaacttctggtgggaagcTGTTCCAttcatcaaccattctgactgtcaggagatttctccttagttctaacttgcttctctccttgtttagtttccacccattgcttcttgttctacctcaggtgctttggagaataggttgactccctcttctgtgtggcaacccctgagatgttggaaggctgctatcatgtctcccctggtccttgttttaattaaactagccatgcccagttcctgcaaccattcttcgtatgttttagcctccagtccactaatcaaattttgtcgctcttctctgaactttttctagagtctcagcatcctttttgcattgtgggtGACCAAAATTAAATGAAGGATtccaagtggtattaatacttaacgtgatcttgattctacccctTTGCAGTCTAGAATttataatcctaggtttagaaagcttagaactacgtcgccttaaacacgacctaagcatagcccatcaaATCATCTGCtaccacattttattttattatatttattatatttattatatttattatatttatttattcattcatttatttatttatttattcattcattcattcattcattcattcattcatttattggatttgtatgccgcccctctccgtagtctcggggTAGCTAACAACGGTACTGtagtaaaaaacagcatgtaaatccaatactaaaacaactaaaaaaccctaattgtaaaaccaaacatacatacaaacaaacataccatgcataaattgtagaggc
This genomic window from Erythrolamprus reginae isolate rEryReg1 chromosome 1, rEryReg1.hap1, whole genome shotgun sequence contains:
- the RFLNB gene encoding refilin-B, encoding MVGRLSLPEAPELPDSKRRAERALDSPDSGLPPSPSPASWLAQGLPEPDSGASKPPAKEILSSPSPLRLCPLSFGEGVAFDPLPPKDVRYTSSVKYDSEKHFINNVYMPVRLGVSSCSQTIVCVPDSTWRSYKAEVQFHLCNRPGNFTSTTIVYPKHPKTVYTTTLDYNCKKFNRKFLSSVELESSGKENHQESC